One window from the genome of Treponema sp. OMZ 838 encodes:
- the uppS gene encoding polyprenyl diphosphate synthase codes for MIVQHIAVIMDGNGRWAQQRGLARTKGHREGLEAAKRIVKAVADLHIPYITLYVFSTENWKRTEEEVGFLMGLIQQHLRAELAFYAANNIKVRHIGDAAALPRAIQTEITDIVKKTEHYTGTTMQLAINYGGKDEIIRAIKKLSIGELETLTEDSFEQLLDTAGVPPVDLVIRTGGEKRLSNFLLWQTAYAEFYGTDVLWPDFTPAHLMEALDAYSKRTRRFGRIV; via the coding sequence ATGATAGTGCAGCATATTGCCGTCATTATGGACGGCAACGGGCGATGGGCTCAGCAGCGGGGGTTAGCTCGTACAAAAGGACATCGAGAAGGATTGGAAGCAGCAAAGCGGATTGTCAAAGCTGTTGCCGATTTGCATATACCATACATTACTCTGTATGTGTTTTCGACGGAAAATTGGAAACGCACGGAGGAAGAAGTCGGTTTTTTGATGGGGCTCATTCAACAACATCTCCGTGCGGAGCTCGCCTTTTATGCTGCAAATAATATTAAAGTGAGACATATCGGTGATGCAGCGGCGCTGCCGCGTGCAATTCAAACAGAGATTACCGATATAGTGAAAAAAACGGAACACTACACGGGAACAACGATGCAGCTTGCCATCAACTACGGTGGTAAAGATGAAATTATCCGTGCAATAAAAAAACTGAGCATTGGAGAGCTTGAAACCCTTACGGAAGATTCCTTTGAACAGTTGCTCGACACAGCCGGTGTTCCCCCTGTAGATCTTGTTATTCGTACCGGCGGAGAAAAGCGTTTAAGTAATTTCTTATTATGGCAAACCGCGTATGCCGAATTTTACGGTACGGATGTTTTGTGGCCGGATTTTACGCCTGCCCATCTGATGGAAGCATTGGACGCTTACAGTAAACGTACACGGCGCTTCGGAAGGATCGTATGA
- a CDS encoding phosphatidate cytidylyltransferase has protein sequence MKKIIERIIMFVVGLPLVISSVYFLPYQHFLVLHLEIFIATALSIIEIRTMFSRKIAVYSIPIVLFAGMLIPAAAYFFILGLLSRVGMVLVGIGALYFIFFVETFYSFSKPFEKSIQRVCSAVFIVFYPGILVMFLSAMTRWPDASNIIAMFLLMVFSCDSLAWLFGMLFGKGNRGFVPASPNKSIVGFIGGAAAATAVGFLAFKLFPANFGKSLSGSLLTGFCTGLAAIIGDLIESIFKRSAEVKDSGALILGRGGILDSVDSILLATPVFYLCYRFFIGV, from the coding sequence ATGAAAAAGATTATTGAACGGATAATAATGTTTGTCGTCGGCTTGCCTCTTGTAATCAGTTCGGTATATTTTTTGCCGTATCAACATTTTTTGGTGTTGCATCTCGAAATATTTATTGCTACGGCGCTTTCGATCATAGAAATCCGTACTATGTTTTCCCGAAAAATTGCCGTATACTCGATACCGATTGTTTTATTTGCCGGTATGCTTATTCCCGCGGCTGCATATTTTTTTATACTTGGGCTTTTATCCCGCGTTGGGATGGTTTTGGTTGGTATCGGCGCTCTTTATTTTATATTTTTTGTTGAAACTTTTTATTCTTTTTCAAAACCGTTTGAAAAAAGTATTCAGCGTGTGTGTTCTGCCGTATTTATTGTTTTTTATCCCGGAATTTTGGTCATGTTTCTATCAGCTATGACACGCTGGCCGGACGCTTCTAATATTATCGCAATGTTTTTACTGATGGTTTTTTCCTGTGATTCGCTTGCGTGGCTCTTTGGTATGTTGTTTGGGAAGGGAAACCGTGGCTTTGTACCGGCAAGTCCGAATAAAAGCATCGTAGGTTTTATCGGCGGGGCTGCCGCTGCAACTGCGGTCGGCTTTCTTGCCTTTAAGCTGTTCCCTGCTAACTTTGGGAAGAGTCTCAGCGGCTCTTTGTTAACGGGGTTTTGTACCGGTTTGGCAGCTATAATCGGGGATCTTATCGAATCTATTTTTAAGCGTTCTGCTGAGGTAAAAGATTCCGGAGCGCTCATACTCGGACGTGGCGGAATCCTCGACAGTGTTGATTCTATTTTACTTGCTACGCCGGTATTCTATCTTTGCTATCGATTTTTCATTGGGGTATAA
- the dxr gene encoding 1-deoxy-D-xylulose-5-phosphate reductoisomerase, translated as MKKIIVLGASGTIGQNTIDIIRRFSDRFELAGVSVHTKTDVLDALRAEFHFNDFTVTDSAVSIWYDAKHRSLERFLTETHADIVVNGIAGAAGLQASLIAVKTHRTLALANKESIVMAGHLLQQEAEKYHSLIIPVDSEHSAIYSLIQAHGREAIERLIITASGGPFRTWTKERIQEATLQDALKHPTWTMGAKITIDSASLANKALEVIEAVHLFDIPADRITVVVHPSSIVHSMVQLTGGEIYAQLSPPDMRNPIFAALSYPEEPPPYLAPLDFTKPVDLHFEPPRTEDFPMLSLGFTAARKKAGYPIAFNAANEQAVAAFLDGKLRFVQLAEITAQVMQEDWSAAPKDITDVMRIDESARRRADSLIQFILEEKGKRIR; from the coding sequence ATGAAAAAAATAATCGTGCTCGGAGCGAGCGGAACAATCGGACAAAATACTATCGATATTATACGCCGGTTTTCAGACCGTTTTGAACTTGCCGGTGTTTCCGTGCACACCAAGACCGATGTATTGGATGCCTTACGTGCCGAATTTCATTTCAACGATTTTACAGTAACGGATTCTGCCGTTAGTATTTGGTATGATGCAAAGCATCGCAGTCTTGAACGGTTTCTCACCGAAACTCACGCCGATATTGTGGTGAACGGCATCGCGGGCGCAGCAGGGTTACAGGCGTCTCTCATTGCGGTTAAGACACACCGGACACTCGCTCTTGCGAATAAAGAAAGTATTGTGATGGCGGGGCATCTTTTGCAACAAGAAGCCGAAAAGTATCATTCACTCATTATACCGGTAGATTCCGAACATTCAGCCATTTACAGTTTAATACAAGCACACGGGCGGGAGGCTATTGAACGCTTGATTATTACCGCTTCCGGCGGTCCGTTTAGGACATGGACGAAGGAGCGTATTCAAGAGGCGACATTACAGGATGCGCTGAAGCATCCGACATGGACGATGGGCGCTAAGATTACCATCGATTCCGCTTCGCTTGCCAATAAGGCTTTGGAAGTAATCGAAGCGGTGCATCTTTTTGATATTCCTGCCGACCGTATTACCGTTGTGGTGCATCCGTCGAGTATTGTACATTCGATGGTGCAGCTTACCGGCGGTGAAATCTATGCACAGCTTTCTCCGCCCGATATGCGCAATCCTATTTTTGCTGCGCTCAGCTATCCTGAAGAGCCGCCGCCTTATCTTGCACCGCTCGATTTTACCAAGCCTGTAGATCTGCACTTTGAACCGCCGCGGACGGAGGATTTTCCGATGCTATCGCTCGGGTTTACCGCCGCCCGTAAAAAGGCAGGATATCCGATAGCATTCAATGCCGCCAATGAACAGGCGGTCGCGGCGTTCTTGGACGGTAAGCTGCGTTTCGTTCAGCTTGCGGAGATTACCGCACAGGTGATGCAGGAAGATTGGAGCGCCGCGCCGAAGGATATAACGGATGTTATGCGCATCGACGAATCCGCCCGCCGCCGCGCAGACTCCTTGATACAGTTTATTTTAGAAGAGAAGGGAAAACGAATCAGATAA
- a CDS encoding site-2 protease family protein, translating into MLKFLIGLPVLGIVVFIHELGHFIAAKLCGVSVESFSIGWGPVLLHKKFGATDYRLSAIPLGGYCGMKGEHAFREAYEKKLPSVPKEEGSLFAAHPFKRILIAFAGPFANLLLAAAALAMISGLGRTYYTTDNRIVPVYRLDSSDQSPARTAGLQIGDRILKINDQKIANFADIQQIIALHPEESLTMLIERGGEQLSMTIRPDLNKKTGAGQVGIYRYVPLEVASVRKDSAADLAGVKAGDRITGIDGTALDNQMALIYFFRDYTQKTALFELIRNGERIELPVNLVRTENGSVDLGLNWTYITVTEKGTDFITSLRQGIVQTGGLMAVTLKSLGLLFKGVSMTEAVAGPVRISSMIGGLAADGFSENVRAGFVNIAEIVAVICVSLFLMNLLPIPILDGGLIFTAFVECIVRRQIPPRILYYLQFVGVAFIAVLFFFALWADILYIMK; encoded by the coding sequence ATGTTAAAATTTTTGATCGGATTGCCGGTGCTCGGCATTGTCGTATTTATCCATGAGCTGGGGCACTTCATCGCTGCTAAGCTCTGTGGAGTGTCGGTAGAAAGCTTTTCCATCGGCTGGGGGCCGGTACTGCTGCATAAAAAGTTCGGTGCGACCGACTACCGGCTGTCGGCGATTCCCCTCGGCGGCTATTGCGGCATGAAGGGCGAACACGCGTTTAGAGAGGCATACGAAAAAAAACTGCCCAGTGTTCCCAAGGAAGAGGGGAGCCTTTTTGCCGCGCACCCTTTTAAGCGGATACTGATAGCGTTTGCGGGACCCTTTGCCAACCTCTTGCTTGCCGCCGCCGCACTTGCTATGATAAGCGGACTCGGCAGGACATACTACACCACTGATAACCGTATCGTGCCGGTGTACCGCCTCGATTCGAGCGACCAATCGCCTGCGCGGACAGCCGGTCTACAGATAGGCGATCGTATTCTCAAAATCAACGATCAAAAGATAGCGAACTTCGCTGATATTCAGCAGATTATCGCGCTTCATCCCGAAGAATCGCTCACAATGCTTATTGAACGGGGCGGCGAACAGCTCAGTATGACTATACGCCCTGATTTGAATAAAAAGACCGGTGCGGGGCAGGTCGGTATTTACCGTTATGTGCCGCTCGAAGTTGCATCTGTACGGAAAGATTCCGCTGCCGATTTAGCAGGAGTAAAAGCAGGCGACCGTATCACCGGCATTGACGGGACGGCGCTCGATAATCAGATGGCGCTGATATACTTTTTCCGCGACTATACGCAAAAGACCGCGCTTTTTGAGCTTATCCGCAACGGAGAGCGGATTGAGCTGCCGGTAAACCTTGTCCGCACGGAAAACGGCAGTGTCGATCTCGGTTTGAATTGGACCTATATCACCGTAACCGAGAAAGGAACCGATTTTATTACCAGTTTGCGCCAAGGGATAGTGCAAACAGGAGGGCTGATGGCTGTTACGCTGAAAAGCCTCGGGCTTTTGTTTAAAGGGGTGAGTATGACCGAAGCGGTTGCGGGGCCGGTACGAATCAGTTCGATGATCGGCGGTCTTGCAGCAGACGGCTTTAGTGAGAATGTACGGGCGGGCTTTGTGAATATCGCTGAAATTGTTGCGGTAATATGCGTGTCTCTTTTTTTAATGAACCTTTTGCCCATTCCCATTCTAGACGGCGGATTGATCTTTACTGCCTTTGTCGAATGTATCGTCCGCCGGCAAATACCTCCTCGCATTTTATATTACCTACAGTTTGTAGGAGTCGCCTTTATCGCGGTACTTTTTTTCTTTGCGCTCTGGGCGGATATCTTATATATTATGAAATAA
- a CDS encoding CpXC domain-containing protein, protein MQKITCKCDCSFDVEYEKTIDLDARPAIKEDIKKGSFLSFICPSCHSKVNIELETEFVWKSKKITLLFVPEKKRMECLAFCAGAVRIDAENNKKLKTEFLKKGQTPVIGYPELADRIAVLDSGLDPEIVEAVKFFLLDNGKNIKGKQIQILFEKLHDDTIEFHVHGLREKEVAVMRIPLNLYRSIEADRKAKKHKEVFQALWLGPYLSYKNIHAEGDDHDTAI, encoded by the coding sequence ATGCAAAAAATTACCTGTAAGTGTGACTGTTCGTTTGATGTGGAATATGAAAAAACAATTGATCTTGATGCCCGTCCCGCAATCAAAGAAGATATAAAGAAAGGCTCTTTTTTGTCTTTTATATGTCCGTCCTGCCATTCAAAAGTCAACATCGAGCTTGAAACGGAATTTGTGTGGAAATCGAAAAAAATAACGCTATTGTTTGTACCCGAAAAGAAGCGTATGGAATGTCTTGCTTTTTGTGCAGGTGCGGTTCGAATTGATGCGGAAAATAATAAAAAATTAAAGACTGAATTTCTGAAGAAAGGACAAACGCCCGTTATCGGTTATCCTGAACTTGCGGATCGGATTGCCGTACTTGATTCCGGCTTGGATCCGGAAATTGTGGAAGCGGTAAAATTCTTTTTGCTGGATAACGGAAAGAATATTAAGGGTAAGCAAATTCAAATCCTGTTTGAAAAACTCCACGATGATACTATTGAATTTCATGTGCATGGCTTACGGGAAAAAGAAGTTGCAGTAATGCGTATTCCTCTGAATCTTTACCGTTCGATTGAAGCGGATCGTAAAGCGAAAAAGCACAAAGAGGTATTTCAAGCCTTATGGCTCGGTCCTTATCTTTCCTATAAGAATATTCATGCTGAAGGAGATGATCATGATACGGCAATTTAA
- a CDS encoding WD40 repeat domain-containing protein, with amino-acid sequence MIRQFKRFSFLFLFICFLASAAAQTTGNIVTSPGDSESAVFEIGQTAPDEQSKPDPLESDDTASPTDKNTSDTEDSHNPESEAESDSDENIPNTQKNGVRGQDPSLKNSLERARIAHRFEGGVTAIADSSVTRSFFAAGKDGFITRFPYGTMKPETWQVSAMPVKCIAAHPKKAMVAVYETDGFSIHKISLWDWQTKKQLYAKRFASSVLSLSWSAQGTYLFIGTASTEGITVLDINGNVKKVYPRPPGIVLLAATGPSEKSIVTYGETGRLVYADIAKKSILTQYETEDRLESPELIKNYTQIIGYKNGNVVVVKAASGEVLENYPAHSALFAGKITDSLPVWIEKGDTRQTWHLSQGNKKSPAFSLPYPAAITAARHVDSTVVIGTDDGRLYRLKQNSDAAISLTELNIDTSIQVSDICTKDSKIYMLSGSTLYAAASPTDKPEPVIQSVSGERCTVYGNGFLFWSAEKNVPLYYAEEGQIPAILYRPRERLNSVSVYKDTIAAVRAFSGLVLLDGKSGAQLFTYQAAGLQDAVQVDDTYVLITKSTGGIIRQPLLLIDIRTGETIPLNMDGDIAFSAQANNKVKNTFSCFRLKTEKAAQTDLMTMKIDTVHPARSSFTAALSYGDENLHASLYDDGYAVLTNLGKNQLSYYDKRRRTIRQLPRDYALPRKALMTDTYIVSVNYDGSLSWFNRRTMQLLQHKTLSED; translated from the coding sequence ATGATACGGCAATTTAAACGATTTTCGTTTTTGTTCCTGTTTATATGTTTCCTTGCAAGTGCAGCAGCTCAGACAACCGGCAATATCGTGACATCTCCAGGAGACTCCGAATCTGCGGTTTTTGAAATCGGACAAACTGCTCCCGATGAACAATCGAAACCTGATCCCTTAGAATCGGATGATACTGCATCTCCTACCGATAAAAACACTTCTGATACCGAAGATTCTCATAACCCTGAGTCAGAGGCTGAATCCGATTCTGATGAAAACATCCCTAATACGCAAAAAAACGGAGTACGGGGGCAAGACCCTTCTTTAAAAAACAGTTTGGAACGGGCACGCATTGCTCATCGATTTGAGGGGGGCGTAACTGCTATTGCCGATTCTTCTGTGACGCGTTCTTTTTTTGCTGCAGGAAAAGACGGTTTTATCACTCGATTTCCGTATGGAACGATGAAGCCCGAAACGTGGCAGGTTTCGGCTATGCCGGTCAAGTGCATAGCTGCACATCCTAAAAAAGCGATGGTTGCCGTCTATGAAACAGACGGTTTCAGCATTCATAAAATTTCTCTGTGGGATTGGCAAACAAAAAAACAGCTGTATGCAAAACGTTTTGCCAGCTCAGTCCTCTCCCTATCGTGGTCGGCGCAAGGGACATATTTGTTTATCGGAACTGCCTCGACGGAAGGTATTACGGTTCTTGATATCAACGGAAATGTAAAAAAAGTGTATCCGCGTCCGCCGGGAATTGTGCTGCTTGCAGCAACGGGGCCGAGTGAAAAAAGCATTGTAACGTATGGGGAAACCGGCAGGCTTGTGTATGCCGATATTGCGAAAAAATCTATTCTTACCCAATACGAGACAGAGGATCGGTTGGAAAGTCCTGAGCTTATTAAGAATTACACGCAGATTATCGGCTATAAAAACGGGAATGTCGTAGTTGTGAAAGCTGCTTCAGGTGAGGTACTGGAAAACTATCCTGCGCATTCGGCGTTGTTTGCAGGGAAAATTACGGATAGCTTACCGGTGTGGATTGAAAAAGGCGATACGCGGCAAACATGGCATTTATCTCAGGGGAATAAGAAATCTCCTGCTTTTAGCCTTCCGTATCCGGCCGCTATTACAGCTGCCAGGCATGTTGACTCGACGGTTGTTATCGGAACCGATGACGGTAGACTATACCGGTTAAAGCAGAATAGTGATGCGGCAATTTCGCTGACGGAGTTGAATATCGACACTTCAATTCAAGTGAGCGATATATGCACAAAGGATTCCAAAATCTATATGCTGAGCGGTTCGACGCTCTATGCCGCTGCTTCTCCGACGGATAAGCCGGAGCCTGTCATCCAATCCGTTTCGGGAGAACGGTGTACGGTATACGGCAACGGGTTTTTATTTTGGTCTGCAGAAAAAAATGTGCCGCTATATTATGCAGAAGAAGGTCAAATACCTGCTATTCTCTACCGCCCGCGGGAACGGCTGAATTCGGTTTCGGTGTATAAAGATACTATCGCGGCGGTGCGGGCATTTAGCGGGCTTGTCTTACTGGATGGTAAAAGCGGTGCGCAGTTATTTACGTATCAAGCTGCCGGATTGCAAGATGCCGTACAGGTTGACGATACCTATGTGCTTATCACTAAAAGTACCGGCGGTATTATCCGCCAGCCGCTCCTTCTTATCGATATTAGGACAGGGGAAACCATTCCGCTTAATATGGACGGAGACATTGCGTTTTCTGCACAGGCAAATAATAAAGTAAAAAATACGTTTTCCTGTTTTCGGTTAAAAACAGAGAAGGCGGCTCAGACCGATTTAATGACCATGAAGATCGATACGGTACATCCCGCCCGCAGCAGTTTTACCGCGGCACTGTCATACGGGGATGAAAACTTACACGCTTCACTCTACGATGACGGATACGCAGTGCTGACCAACCTCGGGAAAAATCAGCTGAGTTATTATGATAAAAGGCGGCGAACGATTCGGCAGCTTCCGCGGGATTACGCCCTTCCTCGTAAAGCGTTGATGACGGATACATACATTGTCAGTGTAAACTATGACGGTTCCCTTTCATGGTTCAACCGCCGGACGATGCAGCTGTTGCAGCATAAAACGCTGAGTGAGGATTGA
- a CDS encoding TetR/AcrR family transcriptional regulator — MKESKKKHDTYTEILKNAEIEFLQKGFEKASMRSIAAMTGITAGALYKHFPSKAAIFEALVQPLIAQTLSIGTDFSETVVELFKTENGAAIKEVIRTSIWNLYNLVYSRFDEFKLLFNRATGTKYENIRHEFVMADVTACKKVIDDFKKHGINIRPLSDDQLHLIYSTALTPFFEIITHEYSYEKAQGFIDILTDVMYFCWNKIMQPEI; from the coding sequence ATGAAAGAATCGAAAAAAAAGCACGATACTTATACTGAAATTCTCAAAAATGCAGAAATAGAGTTTTTACAAAAAGGCTTTGAAAAAGCATCAATGCGTTCCATCGCAGCAATGACGGGAATAACGGCAGGTGCTTTGTACAAACACTTTCCGTCAAAGGCTGCAATTTTTGAAGCGCTCGTGCAGCCGCTCATTGCACAAACGTTAAGTATCGGCACCGATTTTTCCGAAACCGTAGTCGAGCTATTCAAAACAGAAAATGGGGCAGCGATAAAAGAAGTTATACGCACATCGATATGGAATTTGTATAATCTTGTTTATAGCCGCTTTGATGAATTTAAACTGCTGTTTAACCGTGCGACAGGAACAAAATACGAAAATATCCGCCATGAATTTGTAATGGCGGATGTTACAGCATGTAAAAAAGTTATTGATGATTTTAAAAAACATGGAATCAATATCCGGCCTTTAAGCGACGATCAGCTTCATTTGATTTACAGTACTGCCTTAACGCCGTTTTTTGAAATTATCACCCATGAGTATTCTTACGAAAAAGCTCAAGGATTTATCGATATATTAACTGATGTCATGTATTTCTGCTGGAATAAAATTATGCAGCCGGAAATATGA